The genomic DNA TATCTCTTCGTTTGGTTCGGTTTGATCAATAATGCGTTCCTCATGACCCTCATCATCTCGACCATCTCTTTGGGAGTGGTGGTACCGACGTTGAAAGAGGCCCATATCATGAAGACCGCAATCGGTCAGATCATCCTCCTGGTAGCGGTCATCGCCGATCTTGTGACGATGATCCTGCTTGCCGTATTCGTCTCCCTATACGGGGACGGCCAGGGAAGCATGTGGCTCCTTCTCATCCTCTTCGGTGTAGGGATCCTGCTGTACTTCCTTGCAAAACGACTTAAAAATAATCCGTTCATCAGGAGTCTATCGACAGGTACCGTCCAAATCGGTACCCGGGCGGTATTCACGCTCATCATCGTCCTGGTGGCCATTTCTGAAACCGTCGGGGCAGAGAATATCCTCGGAGCGTTCCTGGCTGGAGTACTTGTTTCACTCCTAGCACCCAACCAGGAAATGGTCCATAAGCTTGACTCTTTCGGCTACGGGTTCCTCATTCCGATCTTCTTCGTGATGATCGGGGTCGAACTGGACCTCTGGACGCTGCTGAGCGACAAGAAAATGCTCCTGTTGATTCCGCTGCTGTTACTTGCTTTCTTTATCTCGAAAGTGGTGCCGGTGTACTTCCTGAAGTATTGGTATGACACGAAGACGACTCTTGCTTCTGCATTCCTTCTGACCTCGACCCTTTCCCTCGTGATCGCGGCAGCGAAGATTGCGGAGCGAATTGAGATCATCACTCCCCAGATGAGTGGAACATTGATCCTTGTCGCCGTCATTGCCTGCATCATCACGCCGATCTTCTTCAAGAAGCTATTCCCGAAGGAAAATGCCGCAGAGAAGAAGCTGAAGGTTTCATTCCTTGGTGCCAACCAGCTGACGATGCCGGTATCAAGGGAACTCCAATCTTCCCTGTATGAACCGGTCCTTTATCATACTAGGCAGGACAAATCGGAACAGACGATCGCAGACTCGCTGTTCACCATCAATGAAATCGAGAATTATGATTCTTCGACCATTGAAGCGCTGGGGATATTTGAATCGGATATCCTCGTCATCTCCACCGGAGATGAAGCCCTCAATGCCTCATTAGCCGTTGAAGCGAAAGGAAAAGGGGTGGACAGGGTAATCGTCCGGGCCGAGAGTGCAGATCTTCATGAAGATCTGAGGGAAAAGGAAATTGAGGTCTATTCCGTCTTCCTGTCCACGAAGGCACTTCTCCGGGCTCTGATCGAATCACCGTCCGTACTCAATATCCTTACCAATCAGGAAACGTCGCTATACGAAATCCGGATGCTGAATCATCAGTTCGAGGGCATGTCCCTCAGACAGTTCCCGTTCACCGGGGATGTGATTTTTGTCAGGATATTCCGCGGCAAGGATTCCATCGTTCCCCATGGCGATACAGAGCTTCATATGAATGATCGCCTGATCGTCACCGGATCGAAAGAATATGTGGATGAATTGAAAAGAGAATTGGAATTCTGTGAAGACTGCTGAACACATTGGAACTTCCCATGCTATATGCTGGGAAGTTCTTTTTTTATCTCATTAGACAATGGATATCACTATGTTTAGAATGAACGTATAACCAATAGGAGGTGTTCTCATGTGGAGAGAGAATGTGAAGACCATACGAAGTGAATTGATCGACAGCTTTCATGAAGCAGGAGAAGATAAACTGAATGAAAAGCCTGCGAAAGGGGAGTGGAGCATTGCGCAAGTCGTCCTTCATCTGGCCGGGGCGGAAACGCGTTTCATGGAGCTGGCACTGCGCTCCGCCACTGAACACAGGGAGAAGGGAGAAAAGGTCGACCTTACAGTATTCGATGATCCCGCACATAAAATGATTGCTCCCATCGATCCGCCGGACGAGCACAAGACCTTTGACGAACTTCTCTCGGCCCTCCATGCCTCGAGGCAGCTGACGGAACGCCTGGAATTATCCTACACACCAGAAGAGCTTGAGGAGAAAACAATGGACCACCACCGCTTCGGCATCATGCCCATTGAGCAGGTATTCGAACTGCTGGGCAGACACGAGAAACGGCACATCCGTCAGATCCAACGTATCAAGGACTTCACCCGAACCTGAAAGATTCCCGGCTGTCAGTGGGACCGGGGACATGAAGGGTTCCCCCTAGAATAGATGAAGATGCAAAGGCCAGATGGCCCAGCAGATAAACAATCGCGAACAAGGCTTTTCATTTTTAAGAATATCATGTAGAATTAGTATCAGGTACTAATAACATGTATTAAACAGGAGGATATTCAATGACTCTTTCATTAAAGGGAAAAACATACGTCGTCATGGGAGTGGCGAATAAACGCAGCATCGCCTGGGGAATCGCCCGCTCACTTCACCAGTCGGGAGCACGCTTGATCTTTACATACGCCGGTGAACGCTTTGAAAAAGGAGTAAGGGACCTGGCTTCCACACTCGAAGGCGGGGAAGATTCACTGATCCTCCCTTGTGATGTGACAAGTGATGAAGATATCGACAAATGCTTCGCAACCATCAAGGAAGAAGTCGGAGTCATCCATGGCCTCGCTCACTGCATCGCATTCGCGAATAAGGAGGAGCTTGCCGGCGATTATATGAATACGACCCGCGACGGTTTCCTTCTCGCGCACAATATCAGCTCCTACTCATTGACTGCTGTCAGCAAGGCGGCAAAGGGGATCATGACCGAAGGCGGTAGCATCGTGGCCATGACCTACCTTGGAGGAGAAAGGGTCATGCAGAACTACAATGTCATGGGAGTGGCGAAAGCTTCCCTCGAGGCAAGCGTACGCTATCTTGCAAGCGACCTTGGTAAAGATGGAATCCGCGTCAACTCCATTTCTGCCGGTCCGATCCGCACCCTGTCTGCTAAAGGGGTGGGTGACTTCAACAGTATCCTGAGAGAAATTGAAGAGCGTGCACCTTTACGCCGCAACACGACTCAGGAAGAAGTAGGGGATGCGGCTGTATTCCTCTTCAGCGACTACTCAAGAGGAATCACCGGAGAAAATCTCCATGTAGATTCAGGTTATCACGTACTAGGATAATTACAGATATGATAAAAGAACCTTCATCCCGGCGGAATCCGCCCGGATGAAGGTTCTTTCTTTGCATTCTGCCGTGAAGAAACACATGGGAGGGGTGTGCATACATATAAAAGTAGAACACAAGGAGGGATGAGTGTGAGGAAAGAAAAGAAGCCTCTGTTATATATCCAGCAGCCCCGCATGATCGATGTACGCAGCAATATGCAGAATACGTATAAAGGGTCGGCCAAGAGGGCCGAAACCAGGCCGAAACCCGTTGAACAAGTGAAGAAAGAGGAAGTGGAAGTGGAAGCTGTCATAGAGGAACCGACGGTGCTAACGACGGAATCCTATTTCCGGCCGCTGAAGCCATTCAGGGAAATGGACCTTGAAGGGAAAATCAGCTATCTGGAAGCGAGCATCATGGGGAGGGCTCCGTTTCCATGTGCATTTCAGACGGACACTGTTTCCTACAGAGGGGTACTCCGATCATCGGATACCAACACACTGACCATTAAGACCTTCCAAGGGGAAGACGTGGTGTTGGAAAAAAGAACAGTTAAAAACATCCAGATCATCGGATTGAAATAAAAAGAGCCAGGCGGTCACCCGACTGGCTCCTTCCCTGTCAATCAGTCACAAACTCCGTCCACTCTTACATCATCGATGCATTGGATGGCACAGAAGCAATCTAGATCAACTGTAATGCAATCCCCTGTCAGCTCATAGTAATAGTTATTGTGAAGACCCATCATTTCATCTTCGGAATCAACATCTGCTCCGGAAGCATGAACCTTTTTCAATACTTGAAGGGTGGCACAACAGTCGTCGAATACGTTTTTGACACGGAAGTATGGTGTTTTCCAGCAGTGGTGTTTAGGATGCACCTTGAAAAGGTCTCCTTTTTTGTTGTAGAGTTTGAAAACACGCGTGTTTGGTGCATTTCCGACAGGACTGATCAAAGACCCAAGCGGCTCAAGAAAGCAGTCGTTCTTACAATCGAAGCAATCTTGATCAGCTGCATCTTGGATATCTTTAATGGCGCGTACGGCTAGACAAACGCATCCTTTACTGGCACCGTGAATATCATCTTTTCTTTTTCCGCAACCCATAAGAAAATTTCCTCCTTAAATTGTTTTCATTACACTACTAACATATTGACAGAACGGGTTTTGGGTCACGGACAAAAGCCCCTTTTGGGGAAAATAGGCAGAATCGAATGAAGGAGTGGGCGCTTTTTGAAGCTAACTGTTCTGGAATTGATCATCATGGGTCTGGCCGTATTCCGGCTTACCCACCTCATTGTATTTGATAAGATCACCGAATTCATCAGAAGTCCCTTTTTCAACGAGATTACAGAGGCGGATGAAAATGGCTTGGAGGAAGTCTATCTGGTTCCCAAAGAGGGGGGAATCAGAGGGTTTATCGGAGAGTTGTTATCATGCTACTGGTGTACCGGCATATGGATGGCGTTTTTCTGCTACGGGGGATTCATCTTTTATCCTGTCGTATTCCAGCCGTTTCTCGCGATCATGGCGGTGGCGGGGATCGGAGCCATTCTTGAATCAGCCATTCAAAATTGGAAATCACGGTAGGGATTAGGGAAACAGTGGAAACAAGCAATGCATCATGCGCATATAATGGGAGTGGGAATGAACGAAAGGAGGATGGGGAAGTGAAGAAAACCCCTATACAGGTACCGCTCACCACCAATTCCACTCCGAAGAAAAAAGGCTGCGGGTGTGGATCGAAAATCAAGAAGAACTAAGACTGCTCATTTGGGCAGTCTTTTTCTATTCATAAAAAATCGCTTTTCAGCAAAAAATACAGGGTGAGAACGAACCATACGGAGGGCAGTTTATATGACTCGAATGATCATTAGCATCCTTTTCATCCTCCTGCTTACTGGATGCAAGAGCATGGAAGATGGGGAAGACAGTAAGAATGCATTGATGAAGCGCACCGATCTATCTCCGATTGAACTGGTGGATAACCCGGAAACAGACAGCTTCGGCCATGCCATTAAAGAGGAGCTGGCGAAGAAAAAGGAATTGTACGACGTCGCCGTGATTCAGGGGAAAGAAAAGACTCTGGTCGTCTATAAAGTGAAACACCTGCAGCGGTTCCATATGAAGAGGATCGAGCATGACATGGAAGCGTATCTTGAAGACAAGTATCCAGATGAGGATTTCATTCTTTCGAGCGATTATAAAATCTTCCTTGAAACGGTAAGGTTGAAAGAAAGAATAAAGAATAATGACATCGGAAATGAAGAGGCAGAGAAGCACTTCAATGACATCATCACTCTTCAGAAAGAAAAAACGTAGGAGGGGTAGGAAGTGGCTAAAACACCGAAAACGCCTGAGCAAAAGCAGTATGAAGCCATCGAGAAGAAGTATGAAACAAAGCGTCCTTTAATGAAGAACGTGCTGAAAGCATTTTTTGTCGGAGGAATTATTTGTGTCATCGGACAGGCATTCACTTATATGTATATCTATTTTTTTAACTTTACGGAACAGACCGCTGGCAATCCAACCGTCGCCACCATGGTCTTCCTAGCCATGCTGTTGACCGGTTTCGGCCTGTATGATCATCTTGGTCAATTTGCAGGAGCCGGGAGCGCCGTGCCCGTCACCGGATTCGGGAATTCGGTGATTTCCGCCGCGATCGAGCATAAAACCGAGGGGTACGTCCTCGGGGTAGGGGGAAATATGTTCAAGCTTGCCGGCTCGGTCATTGTATTCGGGGTTTTCTCTGCATTCGTCGTGGCACTCATCAAGACAATCCTCATCCAGTTAGGGGTGATCTAATGTTAAAAGGTTCACAGTCATGGGTGTTTCCACTCAAACCGAAAATCCTTTCGACAGGTGTCGTGGGAGGTCCATTTGAAAAGAAAGGCCGGCTCAGCGCCGATTTCGATCGTTTCTATGATGATGTGAGGATGGGGACGGATACGTATGAAAAAGCAAACCGGACTATGATTGAAGATGCTGTATCCATCGCTCTTGAAAAGAAATCCATTACAAAAAATGACGTGCAGTTCTTCCTGACGGGCGATCTCATCAATCAGATCACGCCGTCGAGTTTTGCGGCAAGGACGATCGGACTTCCGTATTTCGGATTATTCGGAGCATGCTCCACTTCCATGGAAGGCCTTGCCCTTTCTGCTCTCATGGTCAATTACCATGGGGCACACCACGTCATCACCGGTGCCTCAAGCCATAATTCAGCGACGGAAAGGCAGTTCAGGTACCCGACAGAATACGGCGGCCAAAAGCCTCCAACGGCCCAATGGACTGTGACGGGAGCAGGGTATGCACTTCTCGGCAATGAAGCCTCCGGAGGAGCACCGGGACCGAGGGTAACATCCGCTACAATCGGTAAGGTCATCGACATGGGTTTATCCGATCCCTTCAACATGGGCGGAGCGATGGCGCCGGCTGCAGTGGATACCATCACGGCGCACTTCAGGGACCTGGAGCGGGATCCATCCTATTACGACCTGATTGTCACCGGAGATTTGGCGAAGATCGGACGGCTTACAGCCCTTGATCTTCTTCAGCGGAAAGGACTCGGGATCCAGGACGATCAGTTCCAGGATTGTGGACTCCTCATCTATGATGAGAATCAACCGGTTCAGGCAGGGGCAAGCGGTCCTGGCTGTTCTGCCACCGTCCTGTACGGCCACCTCCTCAATCAGATGAGACAAGGAACGTATAAAAAGATCCTCGTGATTGCGACGGGCGCTCTTCTTTCTCCGCTCACCTTCCAGCAAGGGGAGACGATCCCCTGCATTGCTCATGCTGTATCGATTGAATATTCATAAGAAAGGGGAGTATTTATGCTAGCCATGTTTTTTTGGGCCTTCGTTGTCGGTGGACTCATATGTGTTGTCGGACAGCTGCTGCTCGATGTGGTAAAATTCCCGCCGGCATATGCCATGAGTTTTCTTGTGGTGGTGGGTTCCGTGCTTTCGGGCTTGGGCCTTTACGAGCCTCTCATTGATTTTGCGGGAGCGGGAGCCACGATCCCTATCATGAGCTTTGGAAATTCCCTGGTGAATGGGGCCATGCAAGAGTCGCAGGAGCATGGGATCATCGGGGTGCTGACAGGGATGTTCGAAGTCACATCCTCCGGTATATCAGCGGCCATTGTATTCGGATTCCTTGGTGCCCTCCTGTTCAATCCTAAAGGCTGAAGATGAAGCGATCAGATGGACACCATCTGATCGCTTCATTTCGTTCTGAGCTTCACCCAATTTCAACTCAGCCCAACCATAGGCCTTGTCCGATACATATGTTAATAAGGATTATAGGGCAAAGTGAGGTGATATTTGCATGTACGGATATGGAGGATACGGATGCGGCTACAATTACGGCTGTGGAACCGGCGGATATGGTTCTACATTTGTATTGATTGTCGTGTTGTTCATTCTTTTGATCATCGTCGGAGCCAGTTTCTGCTAGAAAGGAGTAGAAGGGCAGTATCCTTGAGTGTATAGGGATCCTGTCTTTTTTGTGGTTTCTTTCTGATCCGAGGAACGCTCCTGGGTTTTTTACATATGATGCTTATAGTTAAAGGAGGCGTGAGTTTATGAATAACAATTTTTTTAAGAACCTCGAGAAGAAGACCGGTGTGGATATGAATGAAGTGTTTGAACTGGCAAACTCCCTGCAGAATGCAAATTTCAAGGATGAGGCAACCGTGCGCAGCGTCATTAAAAGGGTTTCTAAAATTGCCAATAAGCCTGTGAACAAAGAAATGGAAGATAAAATTGTCAAATCCATTGTAAATGATGGGAAACAACTTGATTTTGGAACCATCTCCAATATGTTGAACAAAGGAAATAAAAAATAAGCATCCCATGAGGGATACCGATGTCGGTCGGTAACATGCGTTCGGGAGGCTTGTATCACAGCCTCCTATTTTTGTGGAAGGATTACTGATACCCAGTACCGGGTATCATACATAAAAACGAGGGGGGAAGGATCCGATGGGTTATATTGCACCGATTCCACACTTTCAGTATAAGCAATATCAAGAAAGGGAGCTGAATGCCACGGAGAAGCCTTATCACTATACCCCGGTCCACGCCATCACCGCCCTGTCAAGAGGGGCAGGTAGAGAGTCAAGGGAAGTGACGGATCATTATAACGGGAAGGAAAAGAAACAGATTCCTGAAAAGATCATTGCGAGGCTGACAGGAAAAGGGATCAATTTTCACGAATATGTCTAAGTGGCCATAAGTCCCACTAAATACTGGGGCTTGGTCTGACATTATAGTGGGAGCTGAAGACAGTGGAATTCATATCATTGCACAAAAACACTTACTGCTTCACGGGTGCTGTGAATATCGGCTACTCTGTGAAGGCGGGGAAGGGATTGCTGATCGATACCGGTTTGGATGACTCGGCCACTAACAAGGTTCTGCGTATGCTCGACGAAAAAGCCCTTCCCCTCGATTATTGCATCATCACTCATGCCCACACGGATCATTACGGTGGAGCCGATCGGATCAGGGAAAAGAAGGAAGTGACGATTCTCGCGCCCCGTTTGGAAAAAGCCATCATGGAAAATCCTGTTCTTGAGCCCATTTATTTATTTAACGGGGCTTTTCCTCCTGCGTCCCTGCGGAATAAGTTTCTCGAGGCCAAGGCCATCACAGTCGATGAAGAAATCGAGGAGGGCCCCCTGAAGATTGGGCCGTTCGATTTGGAAATCTTGAGTCTACCGGGGCACTCCTATGGGCAGATCGGCGTGATGGTAGAAGAAGTCCTCTTTGCTACCGATGCATACTTTGGCACAGAGGCACTTAAGAAGCATATCGTTCCGTTCATCACAGATGCCGACGCTACCCTGGCTACTCTCCACTACATACTGGAACGATCTTGTCAGGGCGCCATTCCCGGCCACGGGATCTATGAAGAAGATTTCAGGAGGACGGTACAGGAAAACATCGTCCTTCATCATCGGCATATGGAGGCATTGGAAAAACGCATTGAAGGGAAACAGAGGTGCTCCTTCGAAGAAATCGTTAAGGAGTATTTAAACATGGTAGGGGTATCATCACGGCAGCTCGGTCAGTTCCTTTTGTATCGTACAAGCATAACGGCCTATCTGATCTCCCTCGAAAGAAGGGGACGGATCAAGATGACGGTCCACCAGAACGAACTCGTCTTGACCCTTCATTCATAGCCCTGCACCAAAAGGGGTTCATTTTCGGTCCATTCGGCAAAAAGCACGTCCTTTGGTGAGGAGAATCCCTGCCTGCTGATCTCGGTCTGAAGCCACCGGTCATCCTCTCCTACAATCTTCAAGTTATCATAGACGATTTCTCCATCCATGATCAGAGACATGGGCAAGGTTGCTTTCTTCAGCGGAAGGGAAAGGTCCTGACGTTGGACTTGATCGTAGAGAGGCTTCTTGATGACACTAAGGGTGCCATTGGATTCAAGTAGTGCGTATTCGCACTCCTTTACGGAAAAAATATCTTTTGCCCGTAAAAGATGCTGCAGCTGATTCAAATCCAAATGATTCTTCTTCAGTACTGTATAATTGATGATTCCCTTATTGATGACGATAGCGGGTGTCCCTTCCATCAGGTGGCGGAATTTGCGGGACTTCTGGGTAAAGAATTCAGTCACGAAAATCAGGGCACCCCAAATGAGGATGGCAGTCAATACTTGAAACACCGAGATTTTATCATCATAAAGGGAGTTACCGACAAGCTCTCCAAGGATCAGGGCCGAGATGAAATCAAAAGCCGAGATCTGCGTGATCTGGGTTTTACCCAATACTTTGGTGAGGATGAGTAAGGCGAAGTAACCGACAATCAATTCCACGGCGATGGATGTGTACTCCAATGGGATTCCCCCTTTCAACAGGCTACTCCCCATTATGGACGAATGACCTTCAGTCTATACGATTATGCCGTGAAACAAATCAGACACAAAAAAGCGCCGGATTCATGATCCTGCGCTTTTTTGCGTTCATAATGATTTTTCCATCGTACGGTGGGGAATCCCTGCGTCAAGGAATTCTTCTGAAACGATCTCATACCCTAACTTCTCATAAAATGGAATGGCTTGACTCTGTGCGTTGAGCTTCAGGACAGGAAGGGACATCTCCCTGGCATAATCCTCAATGGCCCTCATGATTTCCCGGCCGGCGCCGCGTCCCCTAAGAGAGGAGAGGATGCAGATGCGTTCCGCTTTTCCTTTGCCATCCATCACCCTGAAGCGACCGGCGCCTACAGGGTGATCCTCGTCATAAAGAAGGAAATGGGTGGACTCCTCTTCATATTGGTCGATTTCATCTTCGGCAGGAACATTCTGTTCCTCTACGAAAACGGATTTTCTGATGGAAAATACTTCTTGAAGTTGTTCTTCTGTTGAGACGATTTTAGTGTGCAATTTACTGATTTTCCTTTCCGAGTCGGAATGTTTCATACACGGTCCATGAACCATTCTCCAGCTGATAGAGGAGATGGAACCGGTCGATGGTTTCCTCATGATCGATGCCAAGCATGGATAGGGAGCCATAAATGTCGGAGTGCTCATCGTTACTCAGCTTCTGGGCCACGGTGATATGCGGTACAAAAGAGTACTCCGGCTCATCTCCCATGAATTCCCGGTGGTGCATGGCATCATGAAGTGCCTGGAGTTCAGGGTTCGGATCCACTTTGAAATAGATCACGTTATTAACGGGCTGGAATGAGCTCACTTTATACGCCTTCAGCGTAAAGGGATCATGTTCTTTTGCGATATGGGAAAGCTTACCGGCGATATCCTTGATATGCTCATCATCGGCGCTGAATACATTTTTCAGCGTCAAATGAGGCGGAATCAATGCATAATGAGGGTCATAGCGCTTTCGGTAAGAATTTGCGATATCTTGAAGTTTTTTAGATGGGAAAATGACGATGCCATAATTCATTTTCGTTCAATCCTCCTTAGAAACATATGTGCGTATGAGTAGTATAGCAAATTTTTAAAAAATTTAACATAGGGCGAACGGAGCGACCGCCCATTACTTATGGAACATGAACGTCAAGGCCCTGCGCAGATCGGGCTGCCAGTATTTCCATGTATGATCCCCGTCGAACTCATCGTAGAACGTGGTGTACCCTTTCTGGGAGAATACGTGATTCAATTCACGATTCGGAGTCAGAAAATCCTTGATCTGACCGTCTGTGGTCTTTACTTCGGTTTCGCCCTTGCCGATCACATGGTAAATATCCAGAAGATGAGGGGAAGGGAATGACCCTACGGCTTCAAGAACGGTTTCATTGACAAGCGGTGATTGAAGGATCACTTTACCGAATGTATGCGGGTACTTAAGCGCCGTCATCAATGAAACAGTAGCCCCCAGTGAATCGCCGATGAGCACTCGCCCTTTCCCCATTTGGTAAGTGGGATACATTTCATCGAGCTTGGGGGTCAATTCATGGGCGAGGAATCGGATATAGTCGGCATTCTCTTCTCCGGCAGGATGATACTTGCGGCTCCGATCCTGTACATTCTTATACGGGACGCCCACGATGATCGTGTTCTCGATCTCCCCGTTGCCAACTAGTTCATCGGCCAGCCGTGGGATCCTTCCCAGCTGGAAATAGTCCTTTCCATCCTGGGTGATCAGGATGGAATATTTATATAGGGGAGAGTAAGAAGCCGGAAGATAAACCAGCATCTTGATCTCCTCGTTCAGTGCTTCGCTGTATAGAACCAGTTCTTCCACGGTCCCTCTAGCAGTCGTCATTCTACACACATCCTTTATCTCTGTTAACGGTTACAAGTGGATTGTATCACAAACTGCAGAGAAAAGCTTTTAAGAGAGAGTCCGGTCGATTCTTCTGAAAAATGGTATAATTCAGATAAACAGAAAGGGGAGAATAATAATTGACAAAAGTATCTGTACCATCAAATGAAGTAACAAAAGCAGCCCATAGAAAATTAGAGGAAAGGGGAGTGACGTTGGCGGATATCGCCGATATCGTTTATCAAATGCAATTCCCGTACAACAATTCCCTTACAATGGAAGATTGTCTCGAGAGCGTCAGGAAGGTCCTGTTAAAAAGGGAGATTCAGCACGCCATCCTTGTGGGAGTCGAACTCGATCAGCTTGCGGAGCGGAAGATGCTGTCTGAACCCCTTCAGTCCATCGTTGCCTCCGACGAAGGTCTTTTCGGTGTCGATGAAACGATTGCCCTTGGAGCGGCCCTCGGATATGGAAGTATCGCGGTGACGACTTTCGGCCATTTGGACAAGAATAAGATCGGCATCATTCAGAAGCTGGATACGAAGGAAGGAGGATCCGTGCATACATTCCTCGACGATATCGTGGCAAGCATTGCTGCGAATGCCTCATCCAGGCTTGCCCACCGTTTAAGGGATCTCGAAGAGGGCAGGCCGCTTGAAGAAAGGCTGGAAGTGGAGGGGGAGGAACTGATTGGGTAGCTTTCTGCTATATAACAGAGGGTGAGGGGGAATGAGGAATATATCATGACCAGAGATGGGGTTTTAATCCATTTTCAAGTGAAAAGGAGTTTGTAAACGTTTCTAACAATTATTATACGATTTTTTTCTTGAGAATTATCCGGAAAGTCCTAGATAATGGTAGAAAGTGACTGTTTTGTAACCGTATTTAATAGTCGTAATTTATAGAACATTATCAAAATATAAAATTTTTATCACAATTGTGTTACATTTTGTGTTACAATAATTTCCGTTAATAGAAAATAATTAGGGGGGATTTCCTTGAAAAAACGCAGTTTAATGTTGAGTACTGCTATTCTGCTGCTTGTTTCTCTCGTTCTGGCCGCATGCGGCGGTGGTTCCGGAGATGATTCCAAAGGAGCAGACGGAAAAAAGAAAACGGACTTCATCGGTATCGCAACCGGTGGTACCGGGGGTACATACTATCCTTTAGGTGGAACGTTCGCGAAGATCATCCAGGATGAGACAGGCATCAAGTCTTCTGCTTCAACGTCGGGTGCATCTGCTGAAAACATGGCTTCAATCAAAGATGGCAAAACGGAGATCGCATTCACTCAGACGGACATCGCTTCTTATGCCTCTGAAGGAACACAGATGTTCAAAGACAATAAAGTAGAGAATGCCCGCGGGATTGCAACACTCTATCCTGAAACCATCCAAATCGTCACAACAAAGAAATCCGGAATCAAATCGGTTGAAGATCTTAAAGGGAAGGTCGTATCAGTCGGTGAAGCCGGATCCGGTACACTCCTTAATGCAGAGCAGATCCTTGAGGTTCATGGGATGAAGCTTGATGATCTTGAAGCCCGTAATCTTTCATTCGATGATTCAACAACAGGTATCCAGGATGGCACGATCGACGCCGCCTTCATCACTTCCGGAACACCTACAGGTGCAGTAGAGGGGCTTGCAGCGACTCAGGATATCACCATCGTTCCTGTCTCTACTGATAAAGCAAAAGAATTGATCGAGAAATATCCTTATTATGCAGAGGATAAGATCCCTTCAGGAACATACAGCAAGGTCGATGAAGAAATCCCGACCGTCGCTGTACTTGCCATGCTCGTTACGAGTGCAGATATTCCTGAAGATGTCATCTATGATGTAACGAAGGCGATCTTTGAAAACACGGATGATATCAAACACGCAAAAGGAAAATTGATTTCTGCTGAAAACGGCCTCAAAGGAATGGGGATTGAATTACATCCTGGAGCCAAGAAATATTTTGATGAAAAAGGCATTTCAGAAGAATAAAAGTCTTTTAAAACGTTTGAAAGGGATAGACCTGACTCTCGGGTCTATTCCTTTGTTTTGATGTAAGAGGTGAGAACGAATGAAGAAATTCATCGTGAT from Rossellomorea marisflavi includes the following:
- a CDS encoding phosphatidylglycerophosphatase A family protein, which produces MTKVSVPSNEVTKAAHRKLEERGVTLADIADIVYQMQFPYNNSLTMEDCLESVRKVLLKREIQHAILVGVELDQLAERKMLSEPLQSIVASDEGLFGVDETIALGAALGYGSIAVTTFGHLDKNKIGIIQKLDTKEGGSVHTFLDDIVASIAANASSRLAHRLRDLEEGRPLEERLEVEGEELIG
- a CDS encoding TAXI family TRAP transporter solute-binding subunit is translated as MKKRSLMLSTAILLLVSLVLAACGGGSGDDSKGADGKKKTDFIGIATGGTGGTYYPLGGTFAKIIQDETGIKSSASTSGASAENMASIKDGKTEIAFTQTDIASYASEGTQMFKDNKVENARGIATLYPETIQIVTTKKSGIKSVEDLKGKVVSVGEAGSGTLLNAEQILEVHGMKLDDLEARNLSFDDSTTGIQDGTIDAAFITSGTPTGAVEGLAATQDITIVPVSTDKAKELIEKYPYYAEDKIPSGTYSKVDEEIPTVAVLAMLVTSADIPEDVIYDVTKAIFENTDDIKHAKGKLISAENGLKGMGIELHPGAKKYFDEKGISEE